In Humulus lupulus chromosome 7, drHumLupu1.1, whole genome shotgun sequence, the following are encoded in one genomic region:
- the LOC133788588 gene encoding GATA transcription factor 11-like translates to MFKKLDCDEGPKDFDGPKDLPKDIFEMLNFPLEDVEQDIDKDDWNDIPLPDLPLDYCVGFTNGLVGVYQNDCSKPNKILPTSYEKACRLKQIPSAAAESTIKTSSAGGKLLSHDSSDVKNVRLFKTSSPVSILESTSSCFTENQMPVDKKFIVPKKRARSKRTRSSNVNKLRSLSFLSSTSSSFESLCLESDSGTVDDGKMFKQSVKKPVRKGKIAFNIPGTETKNFNSQEQNTTKKCTHCEVTNTPQWREGPLGPKTLCNACGVRYRSGRLFPEYRPAASPTFIPSVHSNSHKKVIEMRNKGNQGTKNSSRASVELYCCSQPGNSVRHVFV, encoded by the exons ATGTTTAAGAAGTTGGATTGTGATGAAGGACCTAAGGATTTTGATGGACCTAAGGACCTACCTAAGGACATTTTTGAAATGCTTAATTTTCCACTAGAAGATGTTGAACAGGATATTGATAAAGATGACTGGAATGATATTCCATTGCCTGATCTCCCACTCGATTATTGTGTGGGTTTTACAAACGGGTTAGTTGGAGTATACCAAAATGATTGTTCTAAACCAAATAAAATTCTTCCTACCTCG TATGAGAAAGCTTGTCGACTAAAGCAAATCCCGAGTGCTGCTGCTGAGAGTACTATTAAGACTTCTAGTGCTGGAGGCAAACTCCTCAGCCATGACTCTTCTGATGTGAAAAACGTGCGACTCTTCAAAACCTCCAGTCCAGTTTCTATCCTTGAGAGCACCAGCTCTTGTTTCACTGAAAACCAAATGCCGGTTGACAAAAAATTTATAGTCCCAAAGAAGCGTGCCAGAAGCAAGCGTACACGTTCCTCAAATGTCAACAAACTACGCTCACTGTCTTTTCTTTCATCAACTTCCTCTTCATTTGAAAGTCTTTGTCTTGAATCAGATTCAGGGACTGTTGATGATGGCAAAATGTTTAAACAGTCTGTGAAAAAACCAGTCAGGAAGGGGAAGATTGCATTCAACATACCAGGTACTGAGACGAAAAACTTCAACTCGCAGGAACAGAACACAACCAAGAAATGCACGCACTGTGAGGTGACGAATACCCCACAATGGAGGGAAGGACCATTGGGACCGAAGACCCTCTGCAATGCTTGTGGGGTTCGATATAGGTCTGGCCGCCTCTTTCCAGAGTACCGCCCTGCAGCGAGCCCTACTTTCATTCCATCGGTGCATTCCAACTCTCATAAGAAGGTTATAGAGATGAGAAACAAGGGTAACCAGGGTACCAAGAACAGCAGTAGGGCTAGTGTTGAGCTTTATTGTTGTTCTCAACCAGGAAATTCAGTTAGAcatgtatttgtttaa